GGATCATCCGCCACGGCGCCAAGCTCCTGTTCGCCTATTCCGCCGCCACGGTGCCGAAAATCACCGTGATCCTGCGCAAGAGCTACGGCGGGGCCTACCTGGCGATGTGCGGCAAGGACCTGGGCGCCGACCGCGTCTATGCCTGGCCCACGGCCGAGATCGCCGTGATGGGGGCCGAAGGGGCGGCCGAGATCGTCTTCCGCAAGGAGATCGCCGAGGCGGAGAACAAGGCGGCCAAGCGGAAGGAAGTAATCGAAAAGTATCGCGAGGCGTTCTCGACCCCTTACGTGGCGGCGGGCCGCCGGCTGGTGGACTCCGTGATCGAGCCCTCCATGACGCGGCAGCACCTCGCCCAGGCGCTGGAATACCTCAACACCAAACGCTCCCTGCGGCCGGCCAAGAAGCATGGCCTGATCCCGCTGTAGGGCCGAGGACATACCCATGGCAAAGACGGTAAAGACAAGAGATTTGACCGAAATGCTGGAAAAGGTCGAGGCGCAGCTCGCGGCGCTGGCCGAGCGGGTCGAAAGGCTGGAGTCCCCGGCCCCCGCGGCCGCGGCCGCGCCCGTCGCGCCGGCGCCGGCGCCGGTGAGACCGGAGATCAGCGACGAGGAGATGGCGGCCGTATCGGCCGCCCTGGCCGCCTATCTGGGGGTGCGCGTGCGCATCCGGCGCATCCGGCTGCTCAGCTCGCGGGCGTGGGCGCAGCAGGGGCGCGTCAACATCCAGGCGTCCCATACTTTACAATAACGAGGAGGCGGCGTGAAACTGAACATTACGATTGATGGCAAGAACTACGAGGTGGATGTCGAGGCCGTGGAGCCCGAGGCCGCCGGTCCCGGTCGCGGGATCGGATTCGGGCTCGGGCCGATCCGCGTGCCCGCCGCCCCCGTCGCCGCCCCCGCGGCGACGTCCCAGGCGCCGGCCGGCGGGAACGTGAACGAAGACAAGGTCTGCCGCAGCCCGGTGTCCGGCATCGTGATCAAGCTGACGGCGCAGGTAGGGCAGAGCATCCAGGCCGGCGATGTCCTGATGGTGCTCGAGGCCATGAAGATGGAAACGAATATTACGGCTCCCGCCCCCGGAAAGGTCGCGGCCATCCCCGTCAACGCGGGGGACAGCGTCCAGTCGGGCCAGGTGCTGGTGGAGTTTGAATGATGACGAACGCACAGATGGAACAGATCCCCGGTTTTCTCTTTTTTGACCATATCGCCGTCAGCGTCAGGCCCGGCGAGCTGGAGGCCCACGTCCAGGCCTACAAGACCATGGGCTTCAGGGAGCTGCACCGCGAGGAGATCCTGGGCACCGACCAGGTCCGCGAGGTGCTCCTGCAGGTGGGGGACGGCCCCAACCTGCTGCAGTTGATCGAGCCCCTCAACGAGGGTTCCCCCGTCGCCAAACAGATCGAGAAGAACGGCGGCCGGGGGGGCATCGTCCACATGGCGCTGCGCGTCCGGGATATCCAGAAGGCGTTCGACCACCTGCAGGCGAACGGCTTCAAGCTCGTCGACAAGGCCCCCCGCAAGGGATCGCGGGGAACGATGGTCTTTTTCGTCCACCCCAAGGCCACCGAGAACGCCGCGTTCGGGTACCTGCTGGAAGTGGTACAGGAGGGCGCCCATGACGGACACTAGCCCGGACCGCGAACCGCTCAGCCTGGCCGCGGAGTTTCCCGCCACCCCGACTTCGGAGTGGGAGGCGGTGATCGCCGCCGACCTCAAGGGGGCCGATTACGAGAAGAGGCTGGTCCACAGGACCGAGGAAGGGATCGCGCTGCGCCCCTACTACCGGAAGGACAGCCTCGCGGGACTGGAGCCGCAGCTCTCTTTCCGTCGCGGGAAGCGGGGGTGGGAGATCGCCCGGGAGGGTGAGATCGACCCCGGCGCCGTCCGCGCCGATCTCCTGCACGAGGCCGGGGCGCACGGCGTCCAGGAGCTGGCCTGGGCGACGGCCGCGGGGGTGGAGCGGCTCGCGGAACTCGCGGCCGCGCAGCCGGTGGACCAGGCCGCCCGCGCCGTCACCTTCGTCTTCGCCGTCGGCCCCGCCTACTTCATGGAGATCGCCAAACTGCGGGCCGCGCGCCTCCTCTGGGCGCAGGTGTTGACCGCCTTCGGCGCGAAGGACCCGGACGGGGGGGCGATGCGGATCCACGCGCGCACCCCGCGGCGCAACAAGAGCCTCTACGACCGGCACACCAACCTGCTGCGGGTGACCACGGAGGCGCTCTCGGCCGTCATCGGCGGCTGCGACCGCCTCACCATCGATCCCTTCGGCTTCGACCCGCACCTGGCGGTCAACATCCAGCGGATCCTCCAGGAGGAGACGCACCTGGACGCGGTGGCCGACCCGGCCGGCGGGTCCTACTACGTCGAATCCCTCACCGACTCGATGGCGCGCGCCGCCTGGGACCTGTTCCGGCAGGTGGAAGCCGAGGGGGGCTACTCGAAATCCCTCGCCTCCGGTTCGATCGGCAAGGCCGTCGCCGCCGCGCGCGCCGCGCGCACCCAGGCGCTCTCGAGCCGCCGCCGCAGCCTGGTCGGGGTGAACAACTACCCCAACCTCACCGAAAAGGAGGCTCCGGAAGGCCCGCCCGTCACGGAAACCTCTTCCCCCCTCCCCGCGGCCCGGGTCGCCGAGCCGTTCGAGGCGATCCGCCGGCGAACCATCGAACACGCGCGGGCGACCGGACGGTATCCCAGGGTGCTGCTGCTCACCCGCGGCGACGTCAGGATGAAGGGCGCGCGCTCCAATTTCTGCCTCAATTTCTTCGGCTGCGCCGGCTTCGACATGACCGTGTCGGACCGCTTCGAGGGGGTGGAGGCCGACATGATCGTCCTCTGCAG
Above is a window of Acidobacteriota bacterium DNA encoding:
- a CDS encoding acetyl-CoA carboxylase biotin carboxyl carrier protein subunit, which codes for MKLNITIDGKNYEVDVEAVEPEAAGPGRGIGFGLGPIRVPAAPVAAPAATSQAPAGGNVNEDKVCRSPVSGIVIKLTAQVGQSIQAGDVLMVLEAMKMETNITAPAPGKVAAIPVNAGDSVQSGQVLVEFE
- a CDS encoding acyl-CoA carboxylase subunit beta encodes the protein IIRHGAKLLFAYSAATVPKITVILRKSYGGAYLAMCGKDLGADRVYAWPTAEIAVMGAEGAAEIVFRKEIAEAENKAAKRKEVIEKYREAFSTPYVAAGRRLVDSVIEPSMTRQHLAQALEYLNTKRSLRPAKKHGLIPL
- a CDS encoding glyoxalase, which gives rise to MTNAQMEQIPGFLFFDHIAVSVRPGELEAHVQAYKTMGFRELHREEILGTDQVREVLLQVGDGPNLLQLIEPLNEGSPVAKQIEKNGGRGGIVHMALRVRDIQKAFDHLQANGFKLVDKAPRKGSRGTMVFFVHPKATENAAFGYLLEVVQEGAHDGH